The segment GCATTCACCTCGATCCCGCGCAGGCAGGCCGAGGAATCCGTGGTAAAGAACGGATTGCCGGTGCCTGCAGCGAAGATCACCACATCGCCTTGCGCGAGCTGGCGTATGGCCTTGCGACGATCGTAATGATCGACGATCCCGCTCATCGGGATCGCTGACATGATTGCCGAGGAAATATTCGAACGCTCGAGTGCGTCACGCATCGCCAGCGCGTTCATCACGGTGGCCAGCATCCCCATGTGGTCACCGGTAACCCGATCCATTCCCGCCGCGTGCAGCGAGGCTCCGCGGAACAGGTTGCCGCCTCCGATGACCAGTCCGACCTGGACCCCGATACCGACCAACTGGCCGATCTCGAGTGCCATGCGGTCGAGGATGCGCGGGTCGATGCCCAGGCTCTCGTTACCCATCAACGCCTCCCCGCTCAGCTTGAGCAGGATGCGTTTGTACTTCTTGTCCTTCGGCTTGTGCATCGCGCGACGCCTGACTTGCCAGCAAACGCGCGTCAGTCTACAGGCAACCGCACGCCACGTCTGCGCAGGATTCCCGCGCACGGAGAGCACCCATGCGCGGCCATTCGCTCAACCCTTCAACTGGGCAGCCACCTCGGCAGCGAAATCCTTTTCTTCCTTCTCGATACCCTCGCCAACCTCGAAGCGCACGAATCCGCCCAGTTCCGCACCGGCCTGCTTCAGCAGCTTGCCGACGGTGATTTCCGGATCCTTCACGAAGGGCTGCTCC is part of the Pseudomonadales bacterium genome and harbors:
- the pyrH gene encoding UMP kinase, which produces MHKPKDKKYKRILLKLSGEALMGNESLGIDPRILDRMALEIGQLVGIGVQVGLVIGGGNLFRGASLHAAGMDRVTGDHMGMLATVMNALAMRDALERSNISSAIMSAIPMSGIVDHYDRRKAIRQLAQGDVVIFAAGTGNPFFTTDSSACLRGIEVNAELVLKATKVDGVYTSDPMTDPAAVRFDRLSYDEVLDRKLGVMDLTAICLCRDHQMPVRVFAMDKPNALLSIVMGGNEGTLIE